The following are encoded together in the Iodobacter fluviatilis genome:
- a CDS encoding BON domain-containing protein, whose product MHLNAHKLLIASSLAAALTVFSGPLAAASIPQEISDAKQETQIWTTYALSPYLRASDLKVSVQNGKAVLSGKVDEEVNKDLAKQIALGVGGIKEVDNQIVVQADYAPVKEGASRSYGEAIDDVNISAAIKSKLLWSKNTDGLSTTVESHAGKVRLAGTANTVKSKILASNLAMNTRGVVSVDNQIVVDGAKTQVINSVKSTASDADQSISDSWVTTKVISTFLYSRNVPSTDISVSTQHGVVTLSGKVASGAERSLAIELAKNVRGVKRVEAKGLIGL is encoded by the coding sequence ATGCATTTAAACGCCCACAAACTACTGATTGCCTCAAGCCTTGCCGCTGCCCTCACTGTCTTTAGCGGTCCGCTTGCTGCGGCAAGCATTCCCCAGGAAATCAGCGATGCCAAACAGGAAACCCAGATCTGGACCACCTATGCCTTAAGCCCTTATCTGCGAGCCAGTGATCTCAAAGTATCTGTGCAAAACGGTAAAGCAGTGCTGAGCGGAAAAGTAGATGAAGAGGTCAATAAAGACTTAGCCAAACAAATCGCCCTAGGCGTTGGCGGAATTAAAGAAGTCGATAATCAGATTGTGGTTCAGGCGGATTACGCACCAGTCAAAGAAGGCGCAAGCCGTAGTTATGGCGAAGCAATAGACGATGTGAACATCAGCGCGGCGATTAAATCGAAGTTGCTTTGGAGTAAAAATACCGATGGGCTAAGCACAACGGTAGAGAGCCATGCAGGTAAGGTGCGGCTAGCGGGTACAGCCAACACTGTGAAATCCAAAATACTGGCCAGCAACTTGGCCATGAACACCCGTGGCGTGGTTTCGGTAGATAACCAAATTGTGGTGGATGGGGCTAAAACCCAGGTTATTAATAGCGTCAAAAGCACTGCATCCGATGCAGATCAAAGCATTAGTGATAGCTGGGTCACCACCAAAGTCATCTCCACCTTTCTATATTCCCGAAACGTGCCAAGCACAGATATCTCAGTGAGTACACAACACGGCGTGGTGACACTCAGTGGTAAAGTAGCCAGCGGTGCAGAGCGCTCTTTAGCCATCGAGCTGGCAAAAAATGTACGTGGCGTGAAGCGTGTAGAAGCCAAGGGGCTCATCGGCCTTTAA
- a CDS encoding BON domain-containing protein: protein MKHLGKYCAAFFVVTALLSVAACSSAPTQEGTGEYLDDSVVTGKVKSTIFGDPKLKSMEINVETFKGVVQLSGFVSSQAASDHAEQLVKTVKGVKSVKNDMRVK, encoded by the coding sequence ATGAAACACCTCGGCAAGTATTGTGCAGCATTTTTTGTGGTGACCGCCTTATTGTCTGTGGCCGCTTGTTCATCTGCGCCAACGCAAGAAGGTACGGGCGAGTATCTAGATGATAGCGTTGTCACTGGTAAAGTGAAGTCGACCATTTTTGGTGACCCTAAGCTGAAATCTATGGAAATCAATGTAGAAACATTTAAAGGCGTAGTGCAATTGAGCGGTTTTGTTAGCTCACAGGCCGCTTCAGATCATGCTGAGCAGCTGGTTAAAACAGTGAAAGGTGTGAAGTCAGTTAAAAATGATATGCGAGTTAAATGA
- a CDS encoding CsbD family protein, whose amino-acid sequence MNWDIAEGNWKEFKGKVKEQWGNLTDDHLDVIAGKRDRLAGQIQKAYGITKDEAELQITKFEKLNKDAPPKHLP is encoded by the coding sequence ATGAATTGGGATATCGCCGAAGGCAACTGGAAAGAATTTAAGGGCAAAGTGAAAGAGCAATGGGGCAACTTAACGGATGATCATCTGGATGTGATTGCGGGTAAGCGCGACAGGCTGGCAGGCCAAATCCAGAAAGCCTATGGCATTACAAAAGATGAAGCCGAGTTGCAAATTACCAAGTTTGAAAAGCTCAATAAAGATGCCCCACCTAAGCATCTTCCATAG
- a CDS encoding alpha/beta fold hydrolase produces MNIITTSDHTELFVKDRGSGQPVILLSGWPLSSASWEDQAMVLVEEGYRVISYDRRGFGRSS; encoded by the coding sequence ATGAATATCATTACAACATCTGATCATACTGAGCTTTTTGTTAAAGACAGGGGCTCAGGTCAGCCTGTTATTTTATTGAGTGGCTGGCCATTATCATCCGCCAGCTGGGAAGATCAGGCGATGGTGCTTGTAGAAGAAGGCTATCGCGTGATTAGTTATGACCGCCGCGGTTTTGGTCGCTCATCCTAG